The Polyangiaceae bacterium genome includes a region encoding these proteins:
- a CDS encoding ABC transporter permease, protein MRAGALAKMVRSELRRTRGPLVTAGVGIAVGVASLVFFLALGLGARKVLLGDVFPIDQVELEPKKTSAGLLSLLGGTHEPAGIDAASVERLKAAPGVKEVFPKLRFRFPSMAKGGKEVLGTEIGTHEMVGDGIDPALVAGTGPGAITGFRDPLETPGAECTTDADCTDPQYCERPSAAPRGQCSDPVPALVSRYLVELFDHGVAPAHGLPPVAETLIGRAQGVAFQMTLGNSLLGVARHGEQRKVRIKVVGISPKAIDLGVTLPIEVVRRWNREYAGESAASRYSSLVVRVAGAGDTGHVIDAGAELGLVPHDTRARDVSVLISGVLALLVLVASVILAVAALNIAHTFRMLVAERQHEIGLYRALGASARDIRTWFSSLALVIGTVAGLGGALIARGGALIADWRAAKDLPDFPFKPESFFVFPWWLWLLAIGFASLFALLGAIGPARRASNTDPAQALARDK, encoded by the coding sequence ATGAGGGCGGGCGCGCTGGCGAAGATGGTCCGGAGCGAGCTCCGGCGCACGCGCGGTCCGCTGGTCACTGCGGGAGTCGGCATCGCGGTCGGCGTGGCTTCCCTGGTGTTCTTCCTCGCCCTGGGCCTGGGCGCCCGCAAGGTGCTCCTCGGCGACGTGTTCCCCATCGACCAGGTCGAGCTCGAGCCCAAGAAGACCAGCGCCGGCCTCTTGTCGCTGCTGGGCGGCACGCACGAGCCAGCCGGCATCGACGCCGCGAGCGTGGAGCGCCTGAAGGCCGCGCCCGGCGTGAAGGAGGTCTTCCCCAAGCTGCGCTTCCGCTTCCCCAGCATGGCGAAGGGGGGCAAGGAGGTCCTGGGCACCGAGATCGGCACCCACGAGATGGTCGGCGACGGTATCGACCCCGCGCTGGTGGCCGGCACCGGCCCCGGCGCCATCACCGGCTTCCGGGACCCGCTCGAGACCCCCGGCGCGGAGTGCACGACCGACGCCGACTGCACGGACCCCCAGTACTGCGAGCGCCCCAGCGCCGCGCCCCGCGGCCAGTGCTCGGACCCGGTGCCGGCGCTGGTCAGCCGCTACCTGGTCGAGCTCTTCGACCACGGCGTCGCGCCGGCGCATGGCCTGCCCCCCGTGGCCGAGACGCTGATCGGGCGCGCCCAGGGCGTCGCTTTCCAGATGACGCTGGGCAACTCGCTGCTCGGCGTCGCCCGCCACGGCGAGCAGCGCAAGGTCCGGATCAAGGTGGTGGGCATCTCCCCCAAGGCCATCGACCTCGGGGTCACCTTGCCCATCGAGGTGGTGCGGCGCTGGAATCGCGAATACGCCGGCGAGAGCGCCGCATCGCGCTATTCCAGCCTGGTGGTTCGCGTGGCCGGCGCAGGCGACACCGGGCACGTCATCGACGCCGGCGCCGAGCTCGGTCTCGTCCCTCACGACACGCGCGCGCGCGACGTGAGCGTGCTCATCTCCGGCGTGCTCGCACTCTTGGTGCTGGTGGCTTCGGTGATTTTGGCGGTCGCCGCCCTGAACATCGCCCACACCTTCCGCATGCTGGTGGCGGAGCGCCAGCACGAGATCGGCCTCTACCGGGCGCTGGGTGCCAGCGCCCGCGACATCCGCACCTGGTTCTCGTCCCTCGCCCTGGTGATCGGCACCGTGGCTGGCCTCGGCGGCGCGCTGATCGCTCGCGGCGGCGCGCTGATCGCCGACTGGCGTGCCGCCAAGGATCTGCCCGACTTCCCCTTCAAGCCCGAGTCGTTCTTCGTCTTCCCGTGGTGGCTGTGGCTGCTCGCCATCGGCTTCGCCTCGCTGTTCGCCCTGCTCGGTGCCATCGGCCCGGCGCGGCGCGCGTCGAACACCGACCCGGCCCAGGCCCTCGCCCGCGACAAGTGA
- a CDS encoding YajQ family cyclic di-GMP-binding protein: protein MPSFDVVSKVAWAEVTNALDQASREVAQRFDFKDTETSLEKTEEGIVVRANSEERAQAAVGVLQEKLIRRKVSLKHTEVGDPTPGPKGSARILVKIKEGIEQEKAKLILKLLKDKKLKVQASIQGDTVRVTGKKKDELQEVIALLRGEDFGIELQYVNFRD from the coding sequence ATGCCGTCGTTCGACGTCGTCTCCAAGGTAGCCTGGGCCGAAGTCACCAACGCGCTCGACCAAGCCTCGCGCGAGGTCGCCCAGCGCTTCGACTTCAAGGACACCGAGACCAGCCTCGAGAAGACCGAGGAGGGCATCGTGGTCCGGGCGAACAGCGAGGAGCGCGCCCAGGCTGCGGTGGGCGTGCTTCAAGAGAAGCTGATCCGCCGCAAGGTCAGCCTCAAGCACACCGAGGTCGGCGACCCCACGCCTGGGCCCAAGGGTTCGGCGCGCATCTTGGTCAAGATCAAGGAAGGCATCGAGCAGGAGAAGGCGAAGCTGATCCTCAAGCTGCTCAAGGACAAGAAGCTCAAGGTCCAGGCCTCGATTCAGGGCGACACGGTGCGGGTCACCGGCAAGAAGAAGGACGAGCTGCAGGAGGTCATCGCTCTGCTCCGCGGGGAGGACTTCGGCATCGAGCTGCAGTACGTGAACTTCAGGGACTGA
- a CDS encoding ABC transporter ATP-binding protein yields MSAEPAIVLAKSLTRVFGTGEAARRAVDDVSLSVQKGEVVLIFGPSGCGKSTLLALLGGLDRAYSGSLELFGRDVSRLSDTELSQLRGERIGFVFQAFHLLGHLSVLENVMAPALFSRDERSVETRAREVLERVGLGDRAGSRPAELSGGQRQRVAIARALLHQPTLLLCDEPTGNLDRKTGEQIIDLFADLHADLGTTILIVTHEDRLARLAHRTLDMLDGKLVTPAKESA; encoded by the coding sequence GTGAGCGCAGAGCCCGCGATCGTCCTGGCGAAGAGCCTGACCCGGGTCTTCGGCACCGGCGAGGCCGCGCGCCGCGCCGTCGACGACGTGTCGCTGTCGGTGCAAAAGGGCGAGGTGGTGCTCATCTTCGGCCCGAGCGGCTGCGGCAAGAGCACCCTGCTCGCTCTGCTCGGCGGCCTGGATCGTGCGTACTCCGGCTCGCTCGAGCTGTTCGGCCGGGACGTGTCGCGCCTCTCCGACACCGAGCTCTCGCAGCTCCGCGGCGAGCGCATCGGCTTCGTCTTCCAGGCCTTTCACCTGCTCGGCCACCTGTCGGTGCTGGAAAACGTGATGGCTCCGGCTCTGTTCTCGCGCGACGAGCGCTCGGTGGAGACGCGCGCTCGGGAGGTGCTCGAACGCGTCGGCCTCGGGGACCGAGCCGGCTCGCGACCGGCCGAGCTCTCCGGAGGTCAGCGCCAGCGCGTGGCCATCGCTCGCGCGCTCCTGCACCAGCCGACCCTGCTCCTGTGCGACGAGCCGACCGGGAACCTCGACCGCAAGACCGGCGAGCAGATCATCGACCTGTTCGCGGATCTCCACGCGGATCTGGGCACGACCATCCTGATCGTGACCCACGAGGACCGCCTGGCGCGCCTCGCCCATCGCACCCTCGACATGCTGGACGGCAAGCTGGTCACGCCCGCCAAGGAGAGCGCATGA
- a CDS encoding phosphoglucosamine mutase, whose protein sequence is MNPRKLFGTDGIRGKANVPPMTPELVVRLGRAIALVARRDAGRAPRIVIGKDTRLSGYMLETALEAGICAMGGRVLLTGPMPTPAVANLTQSMRADAGVVISASHNPYDDNGIKIFGPDGFKLADERESEIERLLDDPALDKKPCTGDRIGRAERIDDATGRYIVYAKNAFPKDLTLNGLKIVVDAAHGAAYRVAPLVFSELGAEVFTIGVSPNGKNINKACGALHPAAMVREVDKRGAHLGIALDGDADRVIIADEAGQIVDGDAIMALCATRLLSAGKLAHGTVVATVMSNMGLERALAPAGGRVERTAVGDRYVVEAMRKGGYTFGGEQSGHLVFLDHATTGDGVVGALQVLAIMVAEQRPLSELAHVMQRVPQLLENVVLPARRPIEEMPTLSREIRRVEAELGQEGRVLVRWSGTEAKLRLMVEGPDQARLEVVVRTMAEAARSDMGVVE, encoded by the coding sequence ATGAATCCCCGCAAGCTGTTTGGGACCGACGGCATCCGCGGAAAAGCCAACGTTCCGCCGATGACGCCGGAGCTGGTGGTGCGCCTCGGGCGGGCCATCGCCTTGGTCGCGCGGCGCGACGCCGGCCGCGCGCCGCGCATCGTGATCGGCAAGGACACGCGGCTCTCGGGCTACATGCTGGAGACGGCGCTGGAGGCCGGGATCTGCGCCATGGGCGGGCGCGTGCTCCTGACCGGGCCCATGCCCACGCCAGCCGTCGCGAACCTGACGCAGAGCATGCGCGCCGACGCCGGCGTCGTGATCAGCGCCAGTCACAACCCCTACGACGACAACGGCATCAAGATCTTCGGCCCCGACGGCTTCAAGCTGGCCGACGAGCGGGAGTCCGAGATCGAGCGTTTGCTCGACGACCCGGCGCTCGACAAGAAACCCTGCACCGGCGACCGCATCGGCCGGGCCGAGCGCATCGACGACGCCACCGGGCGCTACATCGTCTACGCCAAGAACGCCTTCCCCAAGGATCTCACGCTCAACGGGCTGAAGATCGTGGTGGACGCGGCCCACGGCGCAGCCTACCGCGTGGCTCCGCTGGTCTTCAGCGAGCTCGGAGCGGAGGTCTTCACCATCGGCGTCAGCCCGAACGGCAAGAACATCAACAAGGCCTGCGGCGCCCTCCATCCCGCCGCCATGGTGCGCGAGGTCGACAAACGCGGCGCTCACCTCGGCATCGCCCTCGACGGCGACGCCGACCGCGTGATCATCGCGGACGAGGCCGGGCAGATCGTGGACGGCGACGCGATCATGGCGCTGTGCGCCACGCGCCTCTTGAGCGCGGGAAAGCTCGCCCACGGCACCGTCGTCGCGACCGTGATGAGCAACATGGGCCTGGAGCGCGCCCTCGCGCCGGCAGGCGGACGGGTCGAGCGCACGGCCGTCGGGGATCGCTACGTGGTCGAGGCCATGCGCAAGGGCGGCTACACCTTCGGCGGTGAGCAGAGCGGCCACCTGGTCTTCCTGGACCATGCCACCACGGGCGATGGCGTGGTGGGTGCGCTCCAGGTTCTGGCGATCATGGTGGCGGAGCAGCGGCCGCTCTCGGAGCTCGCCCACGTGATGCAGCGGGTCCCGCAGCTCCTCGAGAACGTGGTCTTGCCCGCGCGCCGCCCGATCGAGGAGATGCCCACGCTGAGCCGCGAGATCCGCCGGGTCGAGGCCGAGCTCGGCCAGGAGGGCCGCGTGCTGGTGCGCTGGAGCGGCACCGAGGCGAAGCTTCGCCTCATGGTCGAGGGTCCCGATCAAGCCCGGCTCGAGGTCGTGGTCCGGACGATGGCGGAGGCGGCGCGCTCGGACATGGGCGTCGTCGAGTGA
- the nagZ gene encoding beta-N-acetylhexosaminidase: MPHALSLPVLCGQLLVVGFQGTTLPSELGRVLADGTRAGVIVFKRNLPSLEVAHALNAEVVAAAPVELPPFLAVDQEGGRVGRLPPPFLRLPPMRRLGALGDAELVARVARVLGSELALLGYNLDFAPVLDVDSNPDNPVIGDRAFSADPAEVGRLAGALLEGLQASGVMACGKHFPGHGDTHLDSHLDLPFVRHPEARLRELELPPFREAIRRGVATLMTAHVVYDALDPDRPATLSERISRGLLRDELGFEGVLFSDDLEMRALADRKSVEESAVAAIRAGCDALLVCSDLALAERAHAALVREAERDSAFRERCRQAATRGLTARRRFPPRPAADASAVGGPAARALEAELASRLP; encoded by the coding sequence ATGCCCCACGCCCTGTCCCTCCCCGTGCTCTGCGGACAGCTCCTGGTCGTGGGCTTCCAGGGCACCACCCTGCCTTCGGAGCTGGGCCGCGTGCTCGCTGACGGGACCCGCGCCGGGGTCATCGTGTTCAAGCGCAACCTGCCGAGCCTCGAGGTCGCGCACGCGCTCAACGCCGAGGTGGTCGCCGCGGCGCCCGTGGAGCTCCCGCCCTTCCTCGCGGTGGACCAGGAGGGCGGCCGGGTGGGCCGCCTGCCCCCGCCGTTCCTGAGGCTCCCGCCCATGCGCCGCCTCGGCGCCCTCGGCGACGCGGAGCTGGTCGCTCGCGTCGCTCGCGTGCTCGGCAGCGAGCTCGCCTTGCTCGGTTACAACCTGGACTTCGCGCCGGTGCTCGACGTCGACTCGAACCCGGACAACCCCGTGATCGGCGACCGCGCGTTCTCCGCCGACCCCGCCGAGGTCGGCCGCCTCGCGGGCGCTCTGCTGGAAGGGCTCCAGGCCTCGGGCGTGATGGCCTGCGGCAAGCACTTCCCCGGTCACGGTGACACCCACCTCGACAGCCACCTCGATCTGCCCTTCGTGCGCCACCCCGAGGCCCGCCTGCGCGAGCTGGAGCTCCCACCGTTCCGCGAAGCGATCCGGCGCGGCGTGGCGACGCTGATGACGGCGCACGTGGTCTACGACGCGCTCGACCCGGACCGACCGGCGACCTTGAGCGAGCGCATCTCACGAGGGCTGCTCCGGGACGAGCTCGGCTTCGAGGGCGTCTTGTTCAGCGACGACCTGGAGATGCGCGCGCTCGCCGACCGGAAAAGCGTCGAGGAGAGCGCGGTCGCCGCCATTCGCGCCGGTTGCGACGCCCTCCTCGTGTGCAGCGACCTCGCCCTCGCGGAGCGCGCGCACGCGGCGCTGGTGCGCGAGGCCGAGCGCGACTCGGCGTTCCGAGAGCGCTGCCGGCAAGCAGCGACGCGAGGCCTCACCGCGCGCCGGCGCTTCCCGCCTCGCCCCGCCGCCGATGCCTCGGCCGTCGGCGGCCCCGCCGCCCGCGCGCTCGAAGCCGAGCTCGCGTCCCGGCTTCCTTGA
- the accD gene encoding acetyl-CoA carboxylase, carboxyltransferase subunit beta — protein sequence MSSLPDKTPAQSFSNEKRSLGKGVFKKCGGCGSVLTAEALSDSWHVCSGCGYHHPMTPADWRRLLLDGASLERWEDHVAPGDPLRFDDGKSYRDRLERAKKQSGQTEAIEVGRGQIDGRRVAYGCYVFSFMGGSMGSVVGERVTRLFERATLERLPVVLLHASGGARMQEGILSLMQMAKSVAALSRFRSVKKPYISVCLHPTTGGVAASTALLGDVNIVEPNALIGFAGPRVIESTLRTTLPEGFQRSEFLQSHGMIDRIVPRAEMKSTLSTLLGHLSGGRA from the coding sequence GTGTCCAGCCTCCCCGACAAGACCCCCGCCCAGAGCTTCTCGAACGAGAAGCGTTCGCTCGGAAAGGGCGTCTTCAAGAAGTGCGGAGGCTGCGGCTCGGTGCTGACGGCGGAGGCGCTCTCGGACTCCTGGCACGTGTGTTCCGGGTGCGGCTATCACCACCCGATGACGCCGGCGGACTGGCGCCGCCTGCTGCTCGACGGCGCCTCCCTCGAGCGCTGGGAAGACCACGTCGCGCCGGGCGATCCGCTGCGCTTCGACGATGGGAAGAGCTACCGCGACAGGCTCGAGCGCGCGAAGAAGCAGAGCGGGCAGACGGAGGCGATCGAGGTCGGGCGCGGGCAGATCGACGGCCGCCGCGTCGCCTACGGCTGCTACGTCTTCAGCTTCATGGGCGGGAGCATGGGGTCGGTGGTGGGCGAGCGGGTCACCCGCCTGTTCGAGCGCGCCACCCTCGAGCGGCTCCCCGTCGTCCTGCTGCACGCCTCCGGCGGCGCGCGCATGCAGGAGGGCATCCTGAGCCTGATGCAGATGGCGAAGTCGGTCGCCGCCCTGTCGCGCTTCCGCAGCGTGAAGAAGCCCTACATCAGCGTCTGCCTTCACCCGACCACGGGCGGCGTGGCCGCCAGCACCGCGCTGCTAGGCGACGTCAACATCGTCGAGCCCAACGCGCTGATCGGCTTCGCGGGACCGCGCGTCATCGAGAGCACGCTCCGGACGACGCTCCCTGAAGGGTTCCAGCGCTCGGAGTTCCTCCAGAGCCACGGCATGATCGACCGCATCGTCCCGCGAGCCGAGATGAAGTCCACACTCAGCACCCTGCTGGGGCACCTCTCCGGAGGTCGCGCGTGA
- a CDS encoding bifunctional folylpolyglutamate synthase/dihydrofolate synthase, protein MSEPLETTLKRLYGLIPRGKELGLERMEAACAKLGNPERSFAAVHVAGTNGKGTVSAFLASIGRAQGKTVGLYTSPHLIRFAERIQINGAPLEDDALVRLLNRVMDEAPDLTFFETTTLAAFLAFQEAKVELAVLEVGLGGRLDATNVIPPPRVAVITRVAFDHMDELGDSLSKIATEKAGIIKKGSTVVVGKLHPDARDVVERRVAQVGAHLVALGSPEPIPGAALAYPRFAMFGSNLAVAVTAAQELGVPPRTIADGIEAAQWPGRNELLHRSGQELTLLDCAHNPDGTVALSHVLDPSILGEIESRRDVALVFGALKRKSWKAMVRRLDQVAAHKIFVAPPLSADKVVDPAEMAAAFSGTVAKDVAEALSTARARVGQSGLVVVTGSIYLVGAARALLLNLPADPPVDM, encoded by the coding sequence GTGAGCGAGCCGCTCGAGACGACGCTGAAGCGGCTCTACGGCCTGATCCCGCGCGGCAAGGAGCTGGGGCTCGAGCGCATGGAAGCCGCTTGCGCGAAGCTCGGCAACCCGGAGCGCTCGTTCGCGGCGGTGCACGTCGCCGGTACGAACGGCAAGGGAACCGTCTCCGCGTTTCTGGCTTCCATCGGCCGGGCGCAAGGCAAGACGGTGGGCCTCTACACCTCGCCCCACCTGATCCGCTTCGCCGAGCGCATCCAGATCAACGGCGCGCCGCTCGAAGACGACGCGCTGGTGCGCCTGCTCAACCGGGTCATGGATGAAGCTCCCGACCTGACCTTCTTCGAGACCACGACGCTGGCGGCGTTCCTCGCCTTCCAGGAGGCCAAGGTCGAGCTCGCCGTGCTCGAGGTCGGCCTGGGCGGCCGGCTCGACGCCACCAACGTGATCCCGCCGCCGCGTGTCGCGGTGATCACCCGGGTCGCCTTCGACCACATGGACGAGCTCGGCGACAGCCTGAGCAAGATCGCGACGGAGAAGGCCGGCATCATCAAGAAAGGCTCTACCGTGGTGGTGGGCAAGCTCCACCCGGATGCCCGGGACGTGGTGGAGCGGCGCGTGGCGCAGGTCGGCGCCCACCTGGTGGCGCTCGGCAGCCCGGAGCCCATTCCCGGTGCCGCCCTCGCCTACCCTCGCTTCGCCATGTTCGGCTCCAACCTGGCGGTGGCGGTCACCGCCGCGCAGGAGCTGGGCGTGCCGCCGCGCACCATCGCCGACGGCATCGAGGCAGCGCAGTGGCCGGGCCGGAACGAGCTCCTGCACCGCAGCGGGCAGGAGCTGACCCTGCTCGACTGCGCCCACAACCCCGACGGCACCGTGGCCTTGTCCCACGTGCTCGATCCCAGCATCTTGGGTGAGATCGAGAGCCGCCGCGACGTGGCCCTGGTGTTCGGCGCGCTCAAGCGCAAGAGCTGGAAGGCCATGGTGCGCCGCCTGGATCAGGTCGCCGCGCACAAGATCTTCGTGGCTCCGCCGCTCTCGGCCGACAAGGTCGTCGATCCCGCGGAGATGGCCGCGGCGTTCAGCGGCACGGTCGCCAAGGACGTCGCCGAGGCGCTCAGCACGGCCCGCGCCCGGGTCGGGCAGTCCGGGCTGGTGGTCGTCACGGGTTCCATCTACCTGGTGGGCGCCGCGCGGGCGCTGCTCTTGAACCTGCCCGCCGATCCGCCCGTCGACATGTGA